Genomic DNA from Gimesia aquarii:
AACAAGTGTATGTTTTCAGCCCCACTTACTCACAGATGCAAATCCGTTCTATTGATTTGAAAGAGACCACCCTGGTCGTCGGGTCGACCGCAACACGCAGTGCTGCCGACTATGCAGGCGCAATCAGCGAATATAATCTGATTAGAGACAAATGGACCCGCACACAGAATTATTATGGAAGCAGCATCGACAATACGACCGGCTTTGGAACGGGTATCGCGATGGCAGATTCGCAGATCATTACAGGTGCTCCCAACACTGATAGTACCGTTCTTGAATCGGGACTAGTTCATGTGTTAGGTCCTTTTGTGCCCGGTTATGAAATATCTGATGTCTTTGAATACGAAGGGGACAGCGGTGAGACCCTATTCGAGTTCACCATTGAACGAAAAGCGAGCAAACCAGGTGATTTGAATTTCGCATCATCGATCGATTTTGCTACTCTAGACGGAACAGCCACCATTGCTGATGGAGACTATCAAGCTCAATCGGGAACGTTAACTTTCAACGCCGATCCTGACGTCATTTCACAAACACAAACGGTTACGATCGTGGTGAATGGAGATGATCAATACGAGGGAGGCGAAGCATTTTATTTAGAACTTTCCAACCCAACGAATGGCTCTCAACTGCTTGATCCTCAAGGGAAAGCCAGTATTGGCGGTGATGACTATGCCATTGTGAGAGTGGCTGAATCTGAAGTCATAGTCAACGAAGCAGATGGGATCGCACAGTTAACTCTGACTCTGGACGAAGTCTTCTCCGAAGATGTGGTAATTGGATTTTCTTTTGAAGAAAGCTCTGCACGTCTTGGCGATGATTTCGGATTTAATTTTTTCCCCCTTACAGTTACTATTCCTGCAGGTCAACTTTCGGCCACTTTCTCTATTGATATTGTTGAAGATAATATCGCTGAAGATGATGAGCAATTCTGGATTTACCTTCATAGTGGTAGCAATTATAGAGCTGTGTCTTTTGGTCCTACAATCGTTAAGATTTTAAATGATGATTTTATTGAACTATCAATCGATGATGCTGTCGTTAACGAAAACCAATCTTACGTGACTCTTTTTGTAAGAGCCTCTGAACCAGTTCGACTACCGCTGGTTGTTTATCACGCGACTCAAGATAATTCAGCCACAAGGCCTGATGACTACACTTCTCCTCCTGGTGGATCCCGGTTTGCAACCGGTGACCGAACCATTTCAACATTTACGATTCCTATCGTAAACGATCTCAACTGGGAACCAAATGAATCATTTTTTGTAAACCTGACTGGTGTTAGTATTTACAATATTGATAACCCACCTGTCGTTTTCATTGATAATCAAGCTGAAGTCACAATCATCGACGACGATGGACCTAACGTTTCCATCCGAGATGTGACTGTCGATGAAGATGCAGGAGACGCAACCCTCACTGTTTCTCTTCAGAATGCCGCCACGTTTCCCATAAATGTTGACTATACCACTGCCAATAACACCGCGATTCAGACTGAGGATTTTTCACCAACCTCTGGAACAGTTACTTTTGCCCCTGGGGAAACAACAGTTACTTTTACTGTTCCAATTATCGACTCGGCTTTTTCTGAAGAAACTGAGTCCTTTTTCGTGAACCTGAGTAACTTAGTAGTTGCAAGTGGCCCCCCTATTCCTATTGATATTCGCGATCCTCAAGCAGAAGTAACGATCATCGATGATGACTATTACTATCTGACCATCGGACATCAAAGTGTAAACGAAGCCGATGGGACAGTTTCACTCACCGTGAAGTTGGATCAGGCATTGCCTACAGCCATGGACGTCGATTTCTCTACTATCAATCACACTGCCATCGCGGGAACCGATTACCAGTCAACGACAGGGACAGTCTCTTTTTCTCCTGGTGAAACAGAGAAAACGATTACCATTCCGATCATTGATGATTATCTCGTGGAAAATCTGGAAGGGTTTTATGTCAGATTGAACAATCTACAAACCAATGGTTCCAATGTCACCATTAATATGAGTCAGGCTTATGTTAGAATTCATGATGAAGACCAGTATTACCTGACGATTGATGACCAGACCATCAACGAGAGTGATGGGACAGCAACCCTGACCGTGACTCTAGACCACGCACTTCCGAAAACTCTGACAGTCGATTATTCAAGCCTCGGAGAGACAGCTACTACAAACGTTGATTTTCAGGCTACAACGGGAACCCTGACTTTCAATCCTGGAGATCTGACTAAAACAATCACCATCCCGATTACGGACGACGCCTTCGTTGAAGGTACGGAAACTTTTTTTGTCAAACTAAGTAATCAACAGACAACAGGGGGAGTTGTCTCTTTCATTCAAGATCAGTCACAAATCACAATTAGGGACGACGACCAAGCTTTCGTATCCATCAATGATGTGACAGTCAATGAAGACGACGGAATGGCAACTCTTACCGTGACACTTGATCAGACCGTAAATACCACCATCAATATAGGCTTAAAAACACAGAATCAGACTGCGCATGACAGAAGAGACTATGAAACGAATTATGCCTCACTAATTTTTGAGCCAGGAGAAACATCTAAAGAAATACAAATTGGAATCCTTGAAGATAATATTGTTGAACTCGCGGAAACGTTTCTGGTTGTTCTTGAACTGAACAATCCGGAATCAGGTGCTCAGATTCTATTCACTGACAATCAGAGTGAGATTACCATCCTAGATAATGATCAGGCAACGCTCCGAATTGCAGACCTCACAGTGGATGAAACAGACGGGGTGGCAATCGTGAAAGTCTCTTTAGATAATCCTGTCTCAACCTCCGTCAGTTTTGATTATGAAACAATAGATCAAACAGCCTCCAGTCCAGATGACTTTACTTCTGTAAATAACAATGGAGTTATTAATCCGGGTAAGACGTATTTTGACATCATTATCCCAATCATCGATGATACGCAATTCGAAAATAGTGAAACCATGCTAGTAAATCTAACCAATTTACAGGCAAGTGATGCTGATGTAATTTTCGCAGACGATCAGGGGATCGTAACTATTTACGATTCCCTCAGCACTCAAATCGATATTCAAGACATCTCTGTCGATGAAGATGAAGGAGAAGCAACGGTCTTAGTCACATTAACGACTCCCGTAGATACGATCGTCAACATAGACTACACAACTGCCAATGGCTCTGCCGTTGAAATATCTGACTTTCTGGCACGCTCTGGGACTCTCGTTTTTCAACCAGGAGAAACCACTAAATCAGTAACCATACCAATTGTATATTCACCAATGGTTGAGCCTGATAAATTTTTTAATTTCAAAGTCAGTAATTTTCTGATCAATGGTACTGACACGCTGATTGAAGATGACCAGGTCGAAATCGAGATTCATGACAGAGACCGCGCCAAGATCAGTCTCCCAGAGGATTTTTCTGTACAGGAATCGGATGGCTTGGTGACAGTAACGTTATCTATGGATCGTCCTGTCAGCACGCCCGTTGAAATTAATTATTTTATTATTCAAGTAAGTGCAAAAGCATCTAAAGATTATACTGACGTTTTCGGTACATTGAGATTTAATCCGGGAGAGCAAACAAAATCCTTTACGATTCCGATCATTGATGACGAACTAATCGAATCAGACGAGACATTCCGAATCATTTTGAACCGCCTGGAAAATAACAATTCAGACGTAATCATAGATGGTATTGGTGCTGACATAACAATTATTGACAATGACCAGGGTACACTTTCAATTTCTGACCTTACTGTTAGTGAGGATGATGGCTATGTCTATGTTAATTTATCTCTTACCAAAGCTCTCGGCTCCTCATTGTATGTCTTTTATGAAACCGTAGACCAAACTGCCACTCAACCTGACGACTATTCACCAAGGTCAGATCGGGTGGAGCTTCTGGCAGGATATCTGTCACGCACTTTCTCTTTTATTCTGAAAGAAGATACGATCATGGAAGGTACAGAGACATTTCAGATCAATTTGCTCAGCATCACATACTCAGATATTTTTGATATTTCTTTAGCAAACAATTCTGCCACTATCACGATCCTAGATGATGACTTTCCCAGAATCAGTATTGAAGATATCACGATTGACGAATCTGCTGGAGAGGCCCAAATCATTGTATCCTCTTCCCATCCACCCGTTTCCCCATTTAGTGTTGATTTCTCCACATCCAATGACACTGCTGTGAATTCGGACGACTATCTCTCTCAGTCGGGAACACTGACCTTTGATATTGGAGAACAGACAAAAACAATTACAGTCCCGATCATCGAATCTGACCAAGTCGAAGCAGATGAAAAATTCCTGATTAACCTTTTTAACTTACAGACCAACGGGACCCAAGTTGAACTCGTAGACGATCAGGCTGTAGTAATAATTACTGATAATGACGAGTCTCAGGTTACGGTCAGTGATGTGACTGTCGACGAAACAGCGGGGACCGCCACTGTAACCGTTTCTCTAGACCAACCTGTTGCCACGATTGTCGGCATCGATTATGAAACTGCTAACGATACTGCGACCAGTTCTGATGATTATCTCAGCCAGTCTGGTACCATTAACTTCCTTCCGGGAGAGCAAGAGCAGAGTATTACCATTTCAATAGTCGATACAGATCTGGTAGAAACTGACGAAAAGTTTCTTGTCAATTTATTTAACATTCAGGCAAATGGCGCAAATCTCATTTTTGCAGATAATCAGGCAGAAGTTACGATTATAGATGATGATGACCCCTATTTATCAATCAGTGATCTCACAGTGAATGAGGCGGATGGCA
This window encodes:
- a CDS encoding Calx-beta domain-containing protein — protein: MLLTNWLKSIASHCRPFRPRHHRHQRSRILNRYQPALSRRMIGCEELEDRTMLTSMISINDLSWVEGDVGSTIVTFIVTRTGDSPGDLNENLAVDFTTLDGSAQSDDNDYVAVSGTLDFEASDTSTRQTKTIQVQMLGDYIQEGDESFQIVLSTQMSGVTFVKDTGILTIFDDEYHRVEETQTLAPPAPLIEESHFGQVIAVDGDYMVVSAPDSDLAGSDAGAAYIYWRNRFGTADETDDTWSYHSTLTAFDGAEYDHFGSTVAISGDTLVIGASGADLSESDEGAAYVYRLSGGLWQLESKLTASDAGAGDNFGSDVAIENDLIVIGADLYDVPNNSNSGAAYMFSRSGNTWSENQILTATEFYSSNNNFGTSVDIKNGEVFVAARRAKIDHDGAGVGSIFTFQNNAGIWEVQQQLTLSFNNYYDYAGPDLSVSGNHLAIIADDYSYVYMYENRDGIWEFHQQVYVFSPTYSQMQIRSIDLKETTLVVGSTATRSAADYAGAISEYNLIRDKWTRTQNYYGSSIDNTTGFGTGIAMADSQIITGAPNTDSTVLESGLVHVLGPFVPGYEISDVFEYEGDSGETLFEFTIERKASKPGDLNFASSIDFATLDGTATIADGDYQAQSGTLTFNADPDVISQTQTVTIVVNGDDQYEGGEAFYLELSNPTNGSQLLDPQGKASIGGDDYAIVRVAESEVIVNEADGIAQLTLTLDEVFSEDVVIGFSFEESSARLGDDFGFNFFPLTVTIPAGQLSATFSIDIVEDNIAEDDEQFWIYLHSGSNYRAVSFGPTIVKILNDDFIELSIDDAVVNENQSYVTLFVRASEPVRLPLVVYHATQDNSATRPDDYTSPPGGSRFATGDRTISTFTIPIVNDLNWEPNESFFVNLTGVSIYNIDNPPVVFIDNQAEVTIIDDDGPNVSIRDVTVDEDAGDATLTVSLQNAATFPINVDYTTANNTAIQTEDFSPTSGTVTFAPGETTVTFTVPIIDSAFSEETESFFVNLSNLVVASGPPIPIDIRDPQAEVTIIDDDYYYLTIGHQSVNEADGTVSLTVKLDQALPTAMDVDFSTINHTAIAGTDYQSTTGTVSFSPGETEKTITIPIIDDYLVENLEGFYVRLNNLQTNGSNVTINMSQAYVRIHDEDQYYLTIDDQTINESDGTATLTVTLDHALPKTLTVDYSSLGETATTNVDFQATTGTLTFNPGDLTKTITIPITDDAFVEGTETFFVKLSNQQTTGGVVSFIQDQSQITIRDDDQAFVSINDVTVNEDDGMATLTVTLDQTVNTTINIGLKTQNQTAHDRRDYETNYASLIFEPGETSKEIQIGILEDNIVELAETFLVVLELNNPESGAQILFTDNQSEITILDNDQATLRIADLTVDETDGVAIVKVSLDNPVSTSVSFDYETIDQTASSPDDFTSVNNNGVINPGKTYFDIIIPIIDDTQFENSETMLVNLTNLQASDADVIFADDQGIVTIYDSLSTQIDIQDISVDEDEGEATVLVTLTTPVDTIVNIDYTTANGSAVEISDFLARSGTLVFQPGETTKSVTIPIVYSPMVEPDKFFNFKVSNFLINGTDTLIEDDQVEIEIHDRDRAKISLPEDFSVQESDGLVTVTLSMDRPVSTPVEINYFIIQVSAKASKDYTDVFGTLRFNPGEQTKSFTIPIIDDELIESDETFRIILNRLENNNSDVIIDGIGADITIIDNDQGTLSISDLTVSEDDGYVYVNLSLTKALGSSLYVFYETVDQTATQPDDYSPRSDRVELLAGYLSRTFSFILKEDTIMEGTETFQINLLSITYSDIFDISLANNSATITILDDDFPRISIEDITIDESAGEAQIIVSSSHPPVSPFSVDFSTSNDTAVNSDDYLSQSGTLTFDIGEQTKTITVPIIESDQVEADEKFLINLFNLQTNGTQVELVDDQAVVIITDNDESQVTVSDVTVDETAGTATVTVSLDQPVATIVGIDYETANDTATSSDDYLSQSGTINFLPGEQEQSITISIVDTDLVETDEKFLVNLFNIQANGANLIFADNQAEVTIIDDDDPYLSISDLTVNEADGTASVIVSLEKPVNTAVSVDYITADQSALNSIDYSFQSGTLIFNPGEQSKTIEISILDNAIVEGIETFLVNLRNMQTSSPEVILADDQAEITIVDDDQATFSIDDLSVDETAGTAKLKVSLNRPVHTTVSVDFATADSSASNFTDYLSQSGTLTFFPGQQSKYITIPILDSSLVEGTERFFVNLTNIQSNGAQVTFADDQSEVTIMDDDQANLSINDLTVNEAAGTATLTVALDQPVQANINVDFSTVDQSAFASDDYLSHSGTLTFNPNEQIKTITISIIDSDLVELDETFLVKLSNLQTNGADILLIDDQAKVTVIDDDQARITINDISVDEHAGTATVTVSLDQPVDSAVSVDFTTADQSANQTNDYLTSAGTLTFNPGEQSKTITISIVDSDLLERDETFLVNLSNIQAGGRDVIFADDQAEVTIIDDETATARVDLRVVHDPTNTLPNGEAGSLPDSVEWVKEWSSYWVEVWVDASSSTHQGIFSVQFNLDYNTEYTSATEIQFGASFTQNQAGSINDATGAIEGLFAETNTLDLGSNDHLLFARIKFQPLAEDQVELDYSGKNIGPYDLGFNINSAQVHLVGKIPATTISGQFDGASIWANPYDLNDDDAVNFRDLMLFASVYNTIPSESSSDHSWFADLNQSDRVNFKDLVLFASNYGKRKLDHPTIVYPLNFPHAWNNQLLVDTTQGEPQLAPETLSQSTADIALNNVVEHVSPQLSPSQNETLEDIDIQVIDLQGDTLGRAVSGTIYIDADAAGYGWFVDATPGDSSEFEIESQLSLIALPDTDAAGRVDLWSVIMHELGHLLGYEHEDTGLMQDTLPPGVRRLPSWELNIDLGNNSLPEEADSFFLTIQDQTELVPF